A genomic segment from Actinomyces lilanjuaniae encodes:
- a CDS encoding FtsX-like permease family protein, with product MPALLDPRRTVAAMVAVAMSAVLIVFSFIVSDSFRAQLTADAWASVGKADVVAEASATADEGVFPEQAVRDVSQANGVAAVRPQIQRQMWGIPPGANSADVFSLFVLDVPEVSGGTRLTSGRLPESAQEVAVSSTFAQQYSLEVGSTTTLAQGPRGGPARTTTTVTVVGIIQPSAEVAADVNSVPLVFATAEARAALGVPEGPAFLYITARPGISPEELREAVTEALQATQADAQVSTAADVVTWRASTSGGGATSTAFLLLRLLTPVCAVVAGIVIATTFTTLVARQTHQIGLTRCVGASRRQVMGSVLRTGLLSGVVGSVAGAAAGAVVAATVVRSGVVEGLEAEHLTVSWRSFALAVLIGTVVTLVSVLRPARQATRVSPLVALTGQTADTSALGRRRVAVAAAGVLIALVGCGLIWQGVTARVLEYITAGAVVTVLGVIASLPLLVVGASRLAEVLSGRSRRPVLQLAARNLARNPGRAAATAASLLVSVAVAATLATGLSSVDASMEGYLASGSPVDIRVEGITAERDATALVSQVEAVEGVEATTLVPRIEAQVTSSTAESGSSAEDPEDPEGAGDPDDSSMTLDVIDRDAITPVIRSDQGLEGLDDHTLIIGGIYGLEDGSAITLSGPAGSAELTVHVSEEAGTVVTPAVAQQLAGDAPTSVSLWARASGDGSDQAPATAVRQALAGSGLLVVTSAEGRASFTQMVQQVTVVIGGVLVFTLLIALSGMANTASVGVLERTREIGVLRATGTQRAEVRRLFLTEGLLTALLGGAIGILLGCTVGIAGSAALLNSDSGDNLVIQVPWLVLAGAFLAAAAVGVLATWRPAEAASRVPPVLALAQD from the coding sequence ATGCCCGCCCTGCTCGACCCCCGCCGCACCGTGGCCGCTATGGTAGCGGTGGCCATGAGCGCCGTCCTCATTGTGTTCTCCTTCATCGTCTCTGACTCCTTCCGCGCCCAGCTCACTGCGGACGCCTGGGCCAGCGTGGGTAAGGCCGACGTCGTGGCCGAGGCCTCCGCCACAGCAGACGAGGGGGTGTTCCCCGAGCAGGCCGTGCGCGACGTCTCCCAGGCCAACGGGGTGGCGGCGGTACGCCCCCAGATCCAGAGGCAGATGTGGGGAATCCCGCCGGGCGCGAACAGCGCCGACGTGTTCTCCCTGTTTGTGCTGGACGTGCCGGAGGTCTCGGGGGGCACCCGGCTGACTAGTGGCCGCCTACCGGAGAGCGCCCAGGAGGTGGCGGTCTCCTCCACCTTCGCCCAGCAGTACAGCCTGGAGGTGGGCAGCACGACCACCCTGGCCCAGGGCCCACGCGGTGGCCCGGCCAGGACGACCACCACGGTGACCGTCGTAGGTATTATCCAGCCCAGCGCCGAGGTCGCTGCTGACGTCAACTCGGTCCCCCTGGTCTTTGCCACCGCCGAGGCCCGCGCCGCGCTGGGGGTACCCGAGGGACCCGCCTTCCTCTACATCACCGCCCGGCCGGGCATCAGCCCCGAGGAACTGCGTGAGGCCGTCACCGAGGCGCTCCAGGCCACCCAGGCCGACGCGCAAGTCAGCACGGCCGCAGACGTGGTCACCTGGCGCGCCAGCACCTCTGGTGGGGGTGCTACCTCCACGGCGTTCCTGCTGCTACGGCTGCTCACGCCGGTGTGTGCCGTGGTGGCCGGGATCGTCATCGCCACCACCTTCACCACCCTGGTGGCCCGCCAGACCCACCAGATCGGCCTGACCCGCTGCGTGGGCGCCAGCCGCCGCCAGGTCATGGGCTCGGTGCTGCGCACCGGCCTGCTCTCCGGGGTGGTGGGCTCCGTGGCCGGGGCGGCCGCCGGGGCGGTCGTGGCCGCCACGGTGGTACGCTCCGGGGTGGTGGAGGGCCTTGAGGCTGAGCACCTCACCGTCTCCTGGAGGTCCTTCGCCCTGGCCGTCCTCATCGGCACGGTAGTCACCCTGGTCTCCGTGCTGCGCCCGGCCCGCCAGGCCACCCGGGTCTCCCCGCTGGTGGCCCTGACTGGCCAGACCGCTGACACCAGCGCACTGGGCAGGCGGCGGGTCGCGGTCGCCGCAGCAGGGGTGCTCATCGCCTTGGTCGGCTGCGGACTCATCTGGCAGGGTGTCACCGCGCGAGTGCTGGAGTACATCACGGCCGGAGCGGTGGTCACCGTGCTGGGGGTGATTGCTTCCCTGCCGCTGCTGGTGGTCGGCGCCTCCCGCCTGGCTGAGGTCCTCAGCGGGCGCTCGCGCCGCCCCGTGCTCCAGCTGGCCGCCCGCAACCTGGCCCGCAACCCCGGACGGGCCGCCGCCACCGCCGCCTCCCTGCTGGTCTCGGTGGCTGTGGCCGCCACCCTGGCCACCGGCCTGTCCAGCGTTGACGCCTCCATGGAGGGCTACCTGGCCTCCGGCTCCCCGGTGGACATCCGCGTGGAGGGGATCACGGCTGAGCGGGACGCCACCGCCCTGGTCTCCCAGGTGGAGGCCGTCGAGGGCGTGGAGGCCACCACGCTCGTGCCCCGCATTGAGGCCCAGGTCACCTCCAGCACTGCCGAGAGTGGCAGCAGCGCCGAGGATCCAGAAGACCCAGAAGGTGCTGGGGACCCGGACGACTCCTCCATGACCCTGGACGTCATCGACCGCGACGCCATCACCCCGGTCATCCGCTCCGACCAGGGCCTGGAGGGTCTGGACGACCACACCCTCATCATCGGGGGTATCTACGGCCTGGAGGACGGATCGGCCATCACGCTGTCCGGCCCGGCTGGCAGCGCCGAGCTCACCGTCCACGTGTCAGAGGAGGCAGGCACCGTCGTCACACCGGCAGTGGCCCAGCAACTGGCCGGGGACGCCCCGACCAGCGTCTCCCTGTGGGCACGCGCCAGCGGTGACGGCTCTGACCAGGCACCGGCCACCGCGGTCCGTCAGGCCCTGGCGGGCTCCGGTCTCCTGGTTGTCACCTCCGCCGAGGGCAGGGCCTCCTTCACCCAGATGGTCCAGCAGGTCACCGTAGTCATTGGCGGGGTGCTCGTCTTCACGCTGCTTATCGCCCTGTCCGGTATGGCCAACACCGCGTCCGTGGGCGTGCTGGAGCGCACCCGTGAGATCGGGGTGCTGCGCGCCACCGGAACCCAGCGAGCAGAGGTCCGCCGCCTGTTCCTCACCGAGGGCCTCCTCACCGCCCTCCTGGGCGGAGCCATCGGCATCCTGCTGGGCTGCACGGTAGGCATCGCGGGATCGGCCGCCCTGCTCAACTCGGACTCCGGTGACAACCTGGTCATCCAGGTGCCCTGGCTGGTCCTGGCCGGGGCCTTCCTGGCTGCCGCAGCCGTGGGCGTGCTGGCCACCTGGCGTCCTGCCGAGGCCGCCAGCCGGGTGCCGCCCGTCCTGGCCCTGGCCCAGGACTGA
- a CDS encoding FtsX-like permease family protein gives MPALLDPRRTVAAVVAVAMSAALITFALIVSDSFRSQLTADARASVGEADAVVLVDPRDTTADGRLSGQAVQEASQADGAAAVRLYTEGNVSVRHHGGLSDTSAIVLDVPEPTGGTELVQGRLPERTGEIAVSPSFLQHEEELGAGTGTTVGSTITLASGDPDSEQTSTATTSTATIVGVVQPGAEITRNDPNGISHIFATAEEQAELGLSQDPAVLYVTAQPGTSAGELVATLTRAVTAVQPGVEVYTASDIITMRAQNAGATSSNALNLLQLITPVCAVVAGIVIATTFTTLVARQTRQVGLLRCVGATRRQVLASVLRTATLTGLAGSVAGAAAGTGLAALVINSGVIEGVGTGHLTVSWRSLALAVLIGTVVTLVSVLRPAYQATRVSPLVALTGEAAGSGSPRRRRRLATVSGAAVIVLGLGLLWGGATWRALQVLVTGAVVVVLGVMVLLPTLVTRVSRLAEALSGGPRRPVLQLATRNLARNPRRSAATAASLLVCVAVAAAMATGVSVFTASWGSYVTSRSPVDIIVGDLATDQDAEAVTAQVQAVEGVETAVAVPSLDVQMTSASAEVDEDVDDQTVTVIATDQEAVSPVLRSLEVLEDLDDHTLVLESVYEIPDGTQVTLTGPEGSADLTVRVNPGASEALVTPAVAKQLAGDAPTASTLWVRASGEITDQAPAAAVREALEGTGLYVADFMESRSGLTDEVVQVAAAVGAMLVFTLLIALSGMASTTSMSVLERTREIGVLRATGTQRAEVRSLFVSEGVLTALLGGGIGLVLGCGVGVAGAAALLNNGEGSPLSVPVWLAPGLLIILLAAAAVGVLASLRPAGAASRVPPVQALAVD, from the coding sequence ATGCCTGCCCTGCTCGACCCCCGCCGCACCGTGGCCGCCGTAGTGGCGGTGGCCATGAGCGCTGCCCTCATCACCTTTGCCCTCATCGTCTCCGACTCCTTCCGCTCCCAGCTCACCGCCGACGCCCGCGCCAGCGTGGGTGAGGCCGACGCGGTCGTGCTCGTGGACCCCAGGGACACCACGGCTGACGGGCGGCTCTCCGGACAGGCGGTGCAGGAGGCCTCCCAGGCCGACGGTGCGGCAGCTGTTCGCCTCTACACCGAGGGAAACGTGTCGGTCCGCCACCACGGGGGCCTCTCCGACACCTCAGCGATCGTCCTGGACGTGCCGGAGCCGACAGGCGGCACCGAGCTGGTGCAGGGGCGCCTGCCGGAGAGGACCGGTGAGATCGCTGTGTCCCCCTCCTTCCTCCAGCACGAGGAGGAGCTGGGAGCCGGGACCGGCACTACAGTCGGCTCCACCATCACCTTGGCCTCTGGTGACCCGGACTCGGAGCAGACCTCCACAGCGACTACTTCTACAGCGACTATCGTCGGCGTGGTCCAGCCTGGGGCTGAGATCACCCGGAACGACCCCAACGGCATCTCCCACATCTTTGCCACGGCCGAGGAGCAGGCTGAGCTGGGGCTCTCACAGGACCCGGCCGTCCTCTACGTCACAGCACAGCCGGGAACCAGCGCAGGCGAGCTGGTCGCCACGCTCACCCGGGCCGTGACCGCCGTCCAGCCGGGCGTGGAGGTCTACACCGCCTCGGACATCATCACCATGCGTGCGCAGAACGCGGGCGCCACCAGCTCGAACGCGCTCAACCTGCTCCAGCTCATCACGCCGGTGTGCGCGGTGGTGGCCGGGATCGTCATCGCCACCACTTTCACCACCCTGGTGGCCCGCCAGACCCGCCAGGTCGGGCTGCTGCGCTGCGTGGGCGCCACCCGCCGCCAGGTCCTGGCCTCCGTGCTGCGCACCGCCACCCTCACCGGACTGGCCGGCTCCGTGGCCGGGGCCGCCGCCGGCACCGGCCTGGCCGCGCTGGTCATCAACTCCGGGGTCATCGAGGGTGTGGGGACCGGCCACCTCACCGTCTCCTGGAGGTCCCTCGCCCTGGCCGTCCTCATCGGCACCGTGGTGACCCTGGTCTCCGTGCTGCGCCCGGCCTACCAGGCCACTCGGGTCTCACCGCTGGTGGCGCTGACCGGCGAGGCCGCCGGGAGCGGCTCACCGCGCAGGCGCAGGCGGCTGGCCACAGTGTCCGGGGCTGCCGTCATCGTCCTGGGCCTGGGACTCCTCTGGGGTGGTGCCACGTGGCGGGCGCTGCAGGTCCTCGTCACCGGGGCCGTCGTGGTGGTCCTCGGCGTCATGGTCCTCCTGCCGACGCTGGTCACCAGGGTCTCCCGCCTGGCCGAGGCCCTCAGTGGCGGCCCGCGCCGCCCCGTCCTCCAGCTGGCCACCCGCAACCTGGCCCGCAACCCCCGACGGTCGGCGGCCACCGCTGCCTCCCTGCTGGTCTGCGTGGCCGTGGCCGCCGCCATGGCCACGGGGGTGTCCGTCTTCACCGCCTCCTGGGGGAGCTATGTCACCAGCAGGTCCCCGGTTGACATCATTGTCGGGGACCTGGCTACGGACCAGGACGCTGAGGCGGTCACTGCTCAGGTCCAGGCGGTCGAGGGCGTGGAGACGGCTGTGGCCGTGCCTTCCCTCGACGTGCAGATGACCTCAGCCTCGGCAGAGGTCGATGAAGACGTCGACGACCAGACCGTCACCGTCATAGCGACCGACCAGGAGGCGGTCTCCCCAGTCCTGCGCTCCCTGGAGGTGTTGGAGGACCTGGACGACCACACGCTTGTCCTGGAGAGCGTCTACGAGATCCCCGACGGCACCCAGGTGACCCTCACCGGCCCGGAGGGCAGCGCCGACCTCACCGTCCGCGTCAACCCGGGCGCCAGTGAGGCCCTGGTCACGCCCGCAGTGGCTAAGCAGCTGGCCGGGGACGCCCCCACCGCCTCCACCCTGTGGGTACGCGCCAGCGGGGAGATCACCGACCAGGCACCGGCCGCAGCGGTGCGCGAGGCTCTTGAGGGCACCGGCCTCTACGTCGCTGACTTCATGGAGTCCCGCAGCGGCCTCACCGATGAGGTGGTCCAGGTAGCTGCAGCCGTGGGTGCCATGCTCGTCTTCACGCTGCTCATCGCCCTGTCCGGCATGGCCAGCACCACCTCCATGAGCGTCCTGGAGCGCACCCGTGAGATCGGGGTGCTGCGCGCCACCGGAACCCAGCGCGCAGAGGTCCGCTCGCTCTTCGTCTCCGAGGGGGTCCTCACCGCTCTCCTGGGCGGCGGTATCGGCCTTGTGCTGGGGTGTGGCGTCGGCGTCGCGGGAGCCGCCGCCCTGCTCAACAACGGGGAGGGGAGCCCTCTGTCCGTCCCCGTGTGGCTGGCACCAGGGCTGCTCATCATCCTCCTGGCTGCCGCGGCCGTGGGTGTGCTGGCCTCGCTGCGCCCGGCGGGTGCCGCCAGCCGGGTCCCGCCCGTCCAGGCGCTGGCCGTGGACTAG
- a CDS encoding FtsX-like permease family protein, with the protein MPALLDLRRTVAATVAVALSAALIVFSLVVTDTYTTQASADARTSIHGADVVVTSEVATPTSSNRIPTEVAEEVEALDQVASVRGEHWSLLDLDLPEQLRNGANTDVRVLDLPDLDGPTSLTDGRLPQATGELAIDTTLAQSRGLRVGDTLNLVASAEEEGGEGSESSLSSSSTVVGIVSAGADSGEMLESGASQYNKIYATPEQLEAIGASTDYSFLYVTAAPGADTAALQEEVAQVVHASSAEADVASAEEVVVRRTAESAAGGGIITTLLNLLALVCVLVAGIVIATTFATLVARQTRQVGLLRCVGATRRQVLRSVLRTGALTGLVGSAAGAVLGIAGTALLVRAGAMEQLDGASLTISPAAVLLAVIATTVVTLVSVLRPARRAARVSPLIAVTGQDLNREHASRRRRRVAAFGALLLLAGLVTTIAGMSIRSISTAAAGGAVLVIGLLLALPLLVTAGAALIERLCSAQRFPVLHLAARNLGRNPGRSAASAATILVGVGVGAVLFTGLFSFQSSFQNILNDVSQKDITVLGVTPENEATVTSAVAEAEGVESLTTVPVIDVTQTVDGTTQDLSGIAVLDTEAISPVVYSTAGLEDLEDGVLIVGGIYGIPDGTTVTLTGPAGSTEVTARVREGWGAVVTPGTAQQLTGGTGTNSMVWARATEGNTPGAAEANIREALRGQEVMVDGREDAFASVTHNLNQIVLMVSVVLGLSLVIALVGLANTTRVSILERTREIGVLRAMGTQRTEVRRLVVAENVLTAGLGGLLGIATGTLLGAVGMMTIISVITDDLPTGENSQEAGSIAVSVPFLPLVITLLVALAVGVLASLRPAGAASRVPPVQALAVD; encoded by the coding sequence ATGCCCGCCCTGCTTGACCTGCGGCGCACCGTGGCCGCCACCGTCGCGGTGGCCCTGAGCGCCGCCCTCATCGTGTTCTCCCTGGTGGTCACCGACACCTACACCACCCAGGCCTCCGCCGACGCCCGCACCAGCATCCACGGCGCCGACGTCGTGGTGACCAGCGAGGTAGCCACTCCCACCAGCAGTAACCGCATACCGACGGAGGTGGCCGAGGAGGTCGAGGCCCTGGACCAGGTGGCCTCCGTGCGCGGGGAGCACTGGAGTCTCTTGGACCTTGACCTTCCCGAGCAACTCAGGAACGGCGCTAACACGGACGTCAGGGTCCTTGACCTGCCAGACCTGGACGGACCGACCAGCCTCACCGACGGGAGGCTGCCCCAGGCCACGGGCGAGTTGGCCATTGACACCACCCTGGCGCAGTCCCGGGGCCTCCGGGTGGGGGACACCCTCAACCTTGTCGCGTCCGCAGAAGAGGAGGGCGGTGAGGGTAGTGAGAGCAGCCTCAGCTCCAGCTCGACGGTGGTCGGCATCGTCTCGGCCGGGGCGGACAGCGGAGAGATGCTGGAATCGGGGGCCTCGCAGTATAACAAGATCTACGCGACCCCGGAGCAGCTGGAGGCCATAGGCGCCTCCACGGACTACTCCTTCCTCTACGTGACCGCCGCCCCGGGGGCTGACACGGCAGCCCTGCAGGAGGAGGTCGCCCAGGTGGTCCACGCCTCCTCGGCTGAGGCTGATGTGGCCTCCGCCGAGGAGGTGGTGGTCCGGCGCACGGCAGAGAGCGCCGCCGGTGGCGGGATCATCACCACCCTGCTCAATCTGCTAGCCCTGGTGTGCGTGCTGGTGGCCGGGATCGTCATCGCCACCACCTTTGCCACGCTGGTGGCACGCCAGACCCGCCAGGTCGGGCTGCTGCGCTGCGTGGGCGCCACCCGCCGCCAGGTCCTGAGATCGGTGCTGCGCACCGGCGCCCTCACCGGCCTGGTGGGCTCGGCAGCCGGGGCTGTCCTGGGCATCGCGGGCACGGCGCTCCTGGTCCGCGCCGGGGCCATGGAGCAGCTGGACGGCGCCAGCCTGACCATCTCACCCGCAGCCGTCCTCCTCGCCGTCATCGCCACCACGGTGGTCACCCTGGTGTCCGTCCTGCGGCCAGCGCGCCGGGCCGCCCGGGTCTCCCCCCTCATTGCCGTCACCGGCCAGGACCTCAACCGGGAGCACGCCAGCCGCAGGCGCCGCCGGGTGGCTGCCTTCGGGGCGCTCCTGCTGCTGGCCGGGCTGGTCACCACCATCGCCGGAATGTCCATACGGTCGATCAGCACCGCAGCCGCCGGAGGCGCGGTCCTGGTTATCGGTCTCCTGCTGGCCCTGCCGCTTCTGGTGACCGCCGGGGCGGCCCTCATCGAGCGCCTGTGCAGCGCCCAGCGTTTCCCCGTGCTCCACCTGGCCGCCCGCAACCTGGGCCGCAACCCCGGCCGCTCCGCCGCCAGCGCGGCGACCATCCTGGTGGGGGTCGGCGTGGGCGCGGTGCTCTTCACGGGCCTGTTCTCCTTCCAGTCCTCCTTCCAGAACATCCTGAACGACGTCTCCCAGAAGGACATCACCGTGCTGGGCGTGACGCCGGAGAACGAGGCCACAGTCACCTCCGCTGTCGCGGAGGCCGAGGGGGTGGAGTCCCTGACCACCGTGCCCGTCATTGACGTCACCCAGACCGTGGACGGGACCACCCAGGACCTGTCGGGCATCGCGGTGCTGGACACCGAGGCCATCAGCCCTGTGGTGTACTCCACCGCCGGCCTGGAGGACCTGGAGGACGGCGTGCTCATCGTCGGCGGCATCTACGGCATCCCCGACGGCACCACCGTCACCCTGACGGGGCCCGCTGGCAGCACGGAGGTCACCGCCCGTGTCCGCGAGGGCTGGGGTGCTGTGGTCACGCCCGGCACCGCCCAGCAGCTCACTGGGGGCACCGGGACCAACAGCATGGTGTGGGCACGCGCCACCGAGGGCAACACCCCAGGAGCCGCTGAGGCGAATATCCGCGAGGCCCTGCGCGGCCAGGAGGTCATGGTCGACGGCCGGGAGGACGCCTTCGCCAGCGTCACCCACAACCTCAACCAGATCGTGCTCATGGTCTCGGTGGTCCTGGGCCTGTCCCTGGTCATCGCCCTGGTGGGCCTGGCCAACACCACCAGGGTCTCTATCCTGGAGCGCACCCGGGAGATCGGGGTCCTGCGTGCCATGGGCACTCAGCGCACCGAGGTCAGGCGCCTCGTGGTGGCCGAGAACGTCCTCACCGCCGGGCTGGGAGGGCTTCTAGGTATCGCTACGGGGACCCTTCTGGGAGCGGTAGGAATGATGACGATCATCAGCGTCATAACAGATGACCTGCCCACCGGGGAGAACAGCCAGGAGGCTGGCAGCATCGCCGTCTCCGTCCCGTTCCTGCCCCTGGTCATCACCCTGCTGGTGGCCCTGGCCGTGGGCGTGCTGGCCTCACTGCGCCCGGCGGGTGCCGCCAGCCGGGTGCCACCCGTCCAGGCCCTGGCCGTGGACTAG
- a CDS encoding ABC transporter ATP-binding protein encodes MSVATGFQAGSYGGVGPQPQAPAVPGHAGRRGETVVEARGLTRVYGSGEAQVIALDEVSLAVQRGQFVAIMGASGSGKSTLLHCLAGLDAPTQGQVLIAGRDITAMRDQELTTLRRDQLGFVFQSFNLLPTLSAEENILLPLRLAHRKPDTDWYNAVVTVLGIENRLEHRPSELSGGQQQRVAVARALIGRPAVVFADEPTGALDTASSAALLDVLAQTCQTLGQTVVMVTHDPEAAATTSRIIRLADGRITQDQAVERRSGAHAASAPAPGTNAPAAPGTQAQAAQDPGRQVRAAASPGGASWRPRHAAGSL; translated from the coding sequence ATGTCAGTCGCTACAGGATTCCAGGCGGGGTCGTACGGGGGTGTCGGCCCTCAGCCGCAGGCTCCTGCCGTGCCCGGCCATGCTGGTCGGCGCGGTGAGACCGTGGTGGAGGCCCGGGGCCTGACCCGGGTCTACGGCAGCGGGGAGGCCCAGGTCATCGCCCTGGACGAGGTGAGCCTGGCCGTGCAGCGGGGCCAGTTCGTGGCGATCATGGGTGCCTCCGGGTCGGGCAAGTCCACCCTCCTGCACTGCCTGGCTGGGCTGGACGCACCCACGCAGGGCCAAGTCCTCATCGCCGGGCGCGACATCACCGCGATGAGGGACCAGGAGCTGACCACGCTGCGGCGCGACCAGCTGGGGTTTGTCTTCCAGTCCTTCAACCTGCTGCCCACGCTCAGCGCGGAGGAGAACATCCTGCTGCCCCTGCGCCTGGCCCACCGCAAGCCCGACACGGACTGGTACAACGCCGTGGTGACCGTCCTGGGCATCGAGAACCGGCTGGAGCACCGCCCCTCCGAGCTCTCCGGCGGCCAGCAGCAGCGCGTGGCGGTGGCGCGGGCGCTTATCGGCCGCCCCGCAGTGGTCTTCGCCGACGAGCCCACCGGCGCCCTGGACACGGCCTCCTCGGCGGCGCTGCTGGACGTCCTGGCCCAGACCTGCCAGACCCTGGGACAGACCGTGGTCATGGTCACCCACGACCCGGAGGCCGCAGCCACCACCAGCCGCATCATCCGCCTGGCCGACGGGCGCATCACCCAGGACCAGGCCGTGGAGCGCCGCTCGGGCGCGCATGCGGCCAGCGCACCCGCCCCCGGCACAAACGCACCTGCCGCCCCCGGCACGCAGGCACAGGCGGCACAGGATCCCGGGCGCCAGGTCCGCGCAGCCGCCTCACCGGGCGGCGCCTCCTGGCGCCCCCGGCACGCAGCAGGGAGCCTGTGA
- the folK gene encoding 2-amino-4-hydroxy-6-hydroxymethyldihydropteridine diphosphokinase translates to MSTTVTATTDRIRLVGLSARGHHGVLPFEREEGQLFTVDLVLDLGERGTAVAAVTDSLDDAVDYAAVATTVVTVIEGEPVSLLETLADRVAEKVLGVPRVLAVEVTVHKPQAPLDVAFEDVSVTIHRVADDAVVQGGPSVTQAAWAASGAPAASAAQVGPSQEAASGPTWAGADQVVPTSEATASEVVAEVPGEAAVLGAQAAPADPWAPDPWIRDTADDTANDTVDDTADDPVNGAAQEASQETAQETAQPFPERGQEGDEDLSTAALAVQPPAEGRHASSSSASPASHGEVAAGTDLPGPSGLGLPPSSSLSPSAVSPAVPSSPLSPSAAFTQAVPVAEGVVPLGGALGQEDAAAQETLEAAGRLAQDEPADSVFHTAQDATVQEPGGPVVTSPEQTVLASPAPLPVTETEAVSAGAAGGAADPLEELPGRPVGVVFALGANVGHLLDTLRQAVHTLRRTEGIQVMQVAPLARSVAAVPEGSEPQPDFLNTVVTALTTLSARQLLEVCQGLERDAGRVRTTRWGPRTLDVDLVALEGVSSDDPGLTLPHPHARERAFVLVPWSLADPFAELGGQPVSELADYAPDRSGLRWLAFDWLDTDNIPDRPTGPYVAPPVAQEEPAPAEPVYGATRDESRVVDEGLAAEYLAGQDAPAPSAPPLPRQPQSLKQAPEGDLSSPQAHEPAEVVLEDHASDVGSLSSGPTEGQDPWEAPLQWNEVIGGGGPDQDAAPRPGI, encoded by the coding sequence GTGAGTACCACTGTCACAGCCACCACCGACCGGATCCGCCTGGTCGGGCTGTCCGCCCGCGGGCACCACGGCGTCCTGCCCTTTGAACGTGAGGAGGGCCAGCTCTTCACCGTCGACCTCGTCCTGGACCTGGGGGAGCGCGGCACGGCCGTGGCGGCAGTGACCGACAGCCTGGACGACGCCGTGGACTACGCCGCTGTGGCCACGACCGTGGTCACCGTGATCGAGGGGGAGCCGGTCAGCCTGCTAGAGACCCTGGCGGACCGTGTCGCGGAGAAGGTCCTCGGCGTGCCCCGGGTGCTTGCCGTCGAGGTGACCGTGCACAAGCCCCAGGCGCCGCTGGACGTGGCCTTTGAGGATGTCTCCGTCACGATCCACCGTGTGGCTGACGACGCGGTGGTCCAGGGTGGTCCCAGTGTGACCCAGGCGGCGTGGGCGGCCTCCGGCGCCCCGGCGGCTTCAGCGGCGCAGGTCGGCCCCAGTCAGGAGGCTGCCTCTGGGCCCACCTGGGCGGGTGCTGACCAGGTCGTGCCTACGTCCGAGGCCACGGCCAGTGAGGTGGTGGCGGAGGTGCCGGGTGAGGCTGCGGTCCTTGGGGCGCAGGCAGCGCCTGCTGACCCCTGGGCGCCTGATCCCTGGATCCGCGACACCGCTGACGACACCGCCAACGACACCGTCGACGACACCGCTGACGACCCTGTTAACGGTGCTGCGCAGGAGGCCTCGCAGGAGACGGCGCAGGAGACGGCGCAGCCGTTCCCGGAGAGGGGCCAGGAGGGGGACGAGGACCTGTCCACTGCCGCCCTGGCGGTCCAGCCCCCGGCCGAGGGGCGGCACGCCTCCTCGTCCTCGGCGAGTCCTGCCTCCCACGGTGAGGTAGCGGCTGGTACGGATCTGCCCGGCCCTTCCGGGCTCGGTCTTCCGCCCTCCTCTAGTCTGTCCCCCTCTGCTGTGTCCCCGGCTGTGCCGTCCTCGCCCCTGTCCCCGTCTGCCGCCTTCACTCAGGCCGTGCCAGTGGCCGAGGGCGTCGTGCCCCTGGGCGGTGCCCTCGGCCAGGAGGATGCCGCTGCCCAGGAGACCCTGGAGGCTGCCGGGAGGCTGGCTCAGGACGAGCCAGCCGACTCCGTCTTCCATACTGCCCAGGACGCTACGGTGCAAGAACCTGGCGGCCCGGTGGTCACCTCCCCGGAGCAGACGGTCCTAGCCTCACCCGCTCCCCTCCCCGTGACTGAGACTGAGGCGGTTTCCGCCGGAGCGGCTGGCGGGGCGGCTGACCCGCTGGAAGAGCTGCCTGGGCGCCCGGTGGGGGTGGTCTTCGCGCTGGGTGCCAACGTGGGTCACCTGCTGGACACCCTGCGCCAGGCGGTGCACACTCTGCGCCGCACCGAGGGGATCCAGGTCATGCAGGTAGCTCCGCTGGCGCGTAGCGTCGCCGCCGTGCCGGAGGGCAGTGAGCCTCAGCCTGATTTTCTCAACACGGTGGTGACGGCGCTGACCACCCTGTCTGCCAGGCAGCTGCTGGAGGTGTGCCAGGGGCTGGAGCGCGACGCGGGCCGGGTGCGCACCACGCGCTGGGGGCCGCGCACCCTGGACGTGGACCTGGTGGCCCTGGAGGGTGTCTCCTCCGACGACCCCGGGCTGACGCTACCGCACCCCCACGCCCGTGAACGGGCCTTTGTCCTGGTTCCCTGGAGCCTGGCCGACCCCTTCGCTGAGCTAGGCGGGCAGCCGGTGTCCGAGCTGGCTGACTACGCCCCGGACCGCTCCGGGCTGCGCTGGCTCGCCTTCGACTGGCTGGACACCGACAACATCCCTGACAGGCCCACCGGCCCCTACGTCGCGCCTCCGGTCGCCCAGGAGGAGCCTGCACCCGCAGAGCCCGTCTACGGGGCCACGCGGGATGAGAGCCGCGTCGTGGACGAGGGGCTGGCCGCCGAGTACCTGGCTGGGCAGGACGCCCCGGCGCCGTCCGCACCACCTCTACCGCGACAGCCGCAGTCCCTGAAGCAGGCGCCGGAGGGGGACCTGTCGTCACCGCAGGCGCATGAGCCCGCCGAGGTGGTCCTGGAGGACCACGCCTCTGACGTCGGCAGCCTGTCCTCGGGACCGACAGAGGGACAGGACCCCTGGGAGGCTCCTCTGCAGTGGAACGAGGTCATCGGAGGCGGCGGACCTGACCAGGACGCAGCTCCTCGTCCCGGTATCTGA